A portion of the Pseudomonas synxantha BG33R genome contains these proteins:
- a CDS encoding LysE family translocator: MSLSFDLMLAFALFAFVTSVTPGPNNAMLLASGVNFGFQRTIPHILGISSGFLVLVLAVGLGLGAAFTAYPVLYTILRYAGAAYLLYLAWNIARSGPASEDNEGKGKPLGFWGAAAFQWVNPKAWVMAIGAISTYTPLQGYTMNVVIIATVFALINAPSVGVWAGFGSVLRNVLRNPRWLRVFNFGMAALLVISLYPLLQQTS, from the coding sequence ATGTCCTTGTCGTTTGATTTGATGCTGGCGTTTGCTTTATTTGCGTTTGTCACGTCCGTCACCCCTGGCCCCAATAACGCCATGCTGCTGGCCTCGGGGGTTAATTTCGGCTTCCAGCGTACCATCCCGCACATCCTGGGCATCAGCTCCGGATTTCTGGTGCTTGTATTGGCGGTGGGGCTTGGGCTGGGCGCGGCGTTTACCGCCTATCCGGTGCTCTACACCATCCTGCGCTACGCGGGCGCGGCTTACTTGCTGTACCTGGCGTGGAACATCGCCCGTTCGGGCCCGGCATCCGAAGACAATGAAGGTAAAGGCAAGCCTCTGGGGTTCTGGGGCGCGGCGGCGTTTCAATGGGTCAATCCCAAGGCGTGGGTGATGGCAATCGGTGCAATCAGCACCTACACACCGTTGCAGGGCTACACCATGAACGTGGTGATCATCGCTACGGTGTTCGCCCTGATCAATGCGCCGAGCGTGGGGGTTTGGGCAGGATTCGGCAGTGTGTTGCGCAACGTGCTGCGCAACCCGCGCTGGTTACGCGTGTTCAACTTCGGCATGGCGGCGTTGCTGGTGATATCGCTGTATCCGTTGCTGCAGCAGACGAGCTGA
- a CDS encoding single-stranded DNA-binding protein — protein MARGVNKVILVGTCGQDPEVRYLPNGNAVTNLSLATSEQWTDKQTGQKVEKTEWHRVSMFGKVAEIAGEYLRKGSQVYIEGKLQTREWEKDGIKRYTTEIVVDMQGTMQLLGGRPQGDQQGQGGMSNSAPRPQQSRPQPTQQPQRESRPAPQQAAPQPAQDFDSFDDDIPF, from the coding sequence ATGGCCCGTGGGGTTAACAAAGTCATATTGGTCGGTACTTGCGGCCAGGATCCCGAAGTTCGCTACTTGCCTAACGGTAATGCCGTGACCAACCTGAGTCTGGCGACCAGCGAACAGTGGACCGACAAGCAGACCGGCCAGAAGGTCGAGAAAACCGAATGGCACCGTGTGTCGATGTTCGGCAAGGTCGCTGAGATTGCCGGCGAATATCTGCGCAAAGGTTCGCAGGTCTACATCGAAGGCAAACTGCAAACCCGCGAGTGGGAAAAAGACGGCATCAAGCGTTACACCACCGAAATCGTGGTCGACATGCAAGGCACCATGCAACTGCTGGGCGGCCGTCCACAGGGCGACCAACAGGGCCAGGGCGGCATGTCCAACTCGGCACCGCGTCCACAGCAGTCGCGTCCACAGCCAACCCAGCAGCCACAGCGTGAGTCGCGTCCAGCGCCACAACAGGCTGCGCCGCAACCGGCTCAGGATTTCGACAGCTTTGATGACGATATTCCGTTCTGA
- the uvrA gene encoding excinuclease ABC subunit UvrA, translating into MDKILIRGARTHNLKNIDLTLPRDKLIVITGLSGSGKSSLAFDTLYAEGQRRYVESLSAYARQFLSMMEKPDVDTIEGLSPAISIEQKSTSHNPRSTVGTITEIYDYLRLLYARVGIPRCPDHDIPLEAQTVSQMVDLVLAQPEGAKLMLLAPVIRERKGEHLSVFEELRAQGFVRARINGKLYELDEAPKLDKQKKHSIDVVVDRFKVRADLQQRLAESFETALKLADGIALVAPMDDEPGEEIIFSARFACPICGHAISELEPKLFSFNNPAGACPTCDGLGVKQFFDIKRLVNGDLTLAEGAIRGWDRRNVYYFQMLGSLASHYKFSLEVPFNQLPADQQKVILHGSGSQNVDFKYLNDRGDIVKRSHPFEGIVPNLERRYRETESASVREELAKFLSTQPCPDCRGTRLRREARHVWVGEKTLPAVTNLPIGDACEYFGVLKLTGRRGEIADKILKEIRERLQFLVNVGLDYLSLDRSADTLSGGEAQRIRLASQIGAGLVGVLYILDEPSIGLHQRDNDRLLGTLKHLRDIGNTVIVVEHDEDAIRLADYVVDIGPGAGVHGGHIVAEGTPAEVMAHPDSLTGKYLSGRVKIEVPAKRTPRNKKMALHLKGARGNNLRNVDLEIPLGLLTCVTGVSGSGKSTLINNTLFPLSATALNGATTLEAAAHDSIKGLEHLDKVVDIDQSPIGRTPRSNPATYTGLFTPIRELFAGVPESRSRGYGPGRFSFNVKGGRCEACQGDGLIKVEMHFLPDIYVPCDVCKSKRYNRETLEIKYKGKSIHETLEMTIEEAREFFDAVPALARKLQTLMDVGLSYIKLGQSATTLSGGEAQRVKLSRELSKRDTGKTLYILDEPTTGLHFADIQQLLDVLHRLRDHGNTVVVIEHNLDVIKTADWLVDLGPEGGSKGGQIIAVGTPEQVCEMPQSHTGYYLKPLLERDRA; encoded by the coding sequence TTGGACAAGATCCTGATTCGTGGGGCTAGAACCCACAACCTGAAGAACATCGACCTGACCCTGCCCCGGGACAAACTGATCGTCATCACCGGCTTGTCCGGCTCCGGCAAGTCGTCCCTGGCGTTCGACACGCTGTATGCCGAAGGTCAGCGTCGCTATGTGGAATCCCTGTCGGCCTATGCCCGGCAATTCCTGTCGATGATGGAAAAGCCCGACGTCGACACCATCGAAGGCTTGTCGCCGGCCATTTCCATCGAGCAGAAGTCGACCTCCCACAACCCGCGTTCCACCGTGGGCACCATTACCGAAATCTACGACTACCTGCGCCTGCTGTATGCGCGCGTGGGTATTCCGCGCTGCCCGGACCACGATATTCCCCTGGAAGCCCAGACCGTCAGCCAGATGGTCGACCTGGTACTGGCCCAGCCGGAAGGCGCCAAGCTGATGCTGCTGGCGCCCGTCATCCGCGAGCGCAAGGGCGAACACCTTTCGGTCTTCGAAGAGCTGCGTGCCCAGGGTTTTGTACGTGCGCGCATCAACGGCAAGCTCTATGAGCTGGATGAAGCGCCCAAGCTCGACAAGCAGAAAAAGCATTCCATTGATGTGGTGGTCGACCGCTTCAAGGTACGCGCCGACCTGCAGCAGCGTTTGGCGGAATCGTTCGAGACCGCGCTGAAGCTGGCCGACGGCATTGCCCTGGTTGCGCCGATGGATGACGAGCCGGGCGAAGAGATCATCTTCTCCGCGCGCTTCGCCTGCCCAATCTGTGGGCACGCCATCAGCGAACTGGAACCCAAGCTGTTTTCCTTCAACAACCCAGCCGGCGCCTGCCCGACGTGCGATGGCCTGGGCGTGAAGCAGTTCTTCGATATCAAGCGTCTGGTCAATGGCGACCTGACCCTGGCCGAAGGGGCGATACGCGGCTGGGACAGGCGTAACGTCTACTATTTCCAGATGCTCGGGTCATTGGCCTCACACTACAAGTTCAGCCTGGAAGTGCCGTTCAACCAGCTGCCGGCAGACCAGCAGAAGGTCATTCTGCATGGCAGCGGCTCGCAGAATGTCGACTTCAAGTACCTGAACGACCGTGGCGACATCGTCAAGCGCTCCCACCCGTTCGAAGGCATCGTGCCGAACCTGGAACGTCGCTACCGCGAGACCGAATCGGCAAGTGTGCGTGAAGAACTGGCAAAGTTCCTCAGCACACAGCCTTGCCCGGATTGCCGTGGCACACGCCTGCGCCGTGAAGCGCGGCATGTGTGGGTGGGCGAAAAAACGTTGCCGGCAGTGACTAACCTGCCAATCGGCGATGCGTGTGAATATTTTGGTGTCCTCAAGCTCACCGGGCGTCGTGGGGAAATTGCCGACAAGATCCTCAAGGAAATTCGCGAGCGCCTGCAGTTCCTGGTCAACGTTGGCCTGGACTATCTGTCACTGGACCGCAGCGCCGATACCTTGTCGGGCGGTGAAGCACAGCGGATCCGGCTGGCCAGCCAGATCGGTGCGGGCCTTGTGGGCGTGCTGTATATCCTCGACGAACCGTCGATTGGCTTGCACCAACGGGATAACGATCGCCTGCTCGGCACGTTGAAACACCTGCGAGACATCGGCAATACCGTGATTGTGGTCGAGCACGATGAAGATGCCATCCGCCTGGCGGACTACGTGGTCGATATCGGCCCGGGCGCAGGGGTGCACGGCGGACATATCGTTGCCGAGGGCACGCCTGCCGAAGTGATGGCACATCCTGATTCGTTGACCGGCAAGTACCTGTCTGGCCGGGTGAAGATCGAAGTGCCCGCCAAGCGTACGCCGCGTAACAAAAAGATGGCACTGCATCTCAAGGGCGCGCGCGGCAACAACCTGCGCAATGTCGACCTGGAGATTCCGCTGGGCCTACTGACCTGTGTGACCGGTGTTTCCGGTTCGGGCAAGTCGACGCTGATCAACAACACGCTGTTCCCATTGAGTGCCACCGCCCTGAACGGCGCGACCACCCTGGAAGCGGCGGCACACGACAGCATCAAGGGCCTGGAGCACCTGGACAAGGTGGTCGATATCGACCAAAGCCCGATTGGGCGTACCCCACGCTCCAACCCGGCCACCTACACCGGGCTGTTTACGCCGATCCGCGAGCTGTTCGCGGGTGTACCCGAGTCCCGCTCGCGCGGCTATGGACCAGGGCGGTTCTCGTTCAACGTCAAGGGCGGGCGCTGTGAGGCCTGCCAGGGCGATGGCTTGATCAAGGTGGAGATGCATTTTCTGCCGGACATCTACGTGCCGTGCGACGTGTGCAAAAGCAAGCGCTACAACCGCGAAACCCTTGAGATCAAGTACAAGGGCAAGAGCATCCATGAAACCCTGGAAATGACCATCGAGGAAGCTCGCGAGTTCTTCGACGCAGTGCCGGCATTGGCGCGCAAGCTGCAAACGCTGATGGATGTGGGCTTGTCGTACATCAAGCTGGGGCAATCGGCGACCACGCTTTCGGGTGGCGAGGCACAACGGGTCAAGCTGTCTCGCGAGCTGTCCAAGCGCGATACCGGCAAAACCTTGTACATCCTCGATGAACCGACCACCGGTCTGCACTTCGCGGATATCCAGCAATTGCTGGACGTGCTGCACCGGCTGCGAGACCACGGCAATACCGTGGTGGTGATCGAGCACAATCTTGATGTGATCAAGACCGCTGACTGGCTGGTGGACCTTGGGCCGGAAGGTGGCTCCAAGGGTGGTCAGATCATCGCAGTGGGTACGCCGGAGCAAGTTTGCGAAATGCCACAGTCGCACACCGGTTACTACTTGAAACCGTTGCTGGAGCGCGACCGGGCCTGA
- a CDS encoding formyltransferase family protein has translation MQTIEPCKDKVLLSVCTMDWCDHGVEFAKTVFSNLEVFCWDPGDPYPYHLDDWEGDWIISYRGDFIFPQSIYKNARKGAINLHPAPPKYRGLGSQHYAIYYNDETYGSTCHHLAPSVDSGQIIDVARFNVAPAETASSLRLHVGAYCLQQFIHLLTDYILQGRPLPVSPENWGERLYKQSELKPWMEKIRAQEPDHRCFK, from the coding sequence ATGCAGACGATCGAACCATGCAAGGACAAAGTCCTGCTGTCGGTGTGCACTATGGACTGGTGTGATCACGGCGTGGAATTCGCCAAAACCGTGTTCTCCAACCTCGAGGTGTTTTGCTGGGACCCGGGCGATCCCTACCCTTATCACCTGGATGATTGGGAAGGCGACTGGATCATCTCCTACCGTGGCGACTTCATCTTCCCGCAGAGCATCTACAAGAATGCCCGCAAAGGCGCGATAAACCTGCACCCGGCGCCCCCCAAATATCGGGGCCTGGGCAGCCAGCATTACGCGATCTACTACAACGATGAAACCTACGGTTCGACCTGCCATCACCTGGCCCCTTCGGTGGACAGCGGGCAGATCATCGACGTGGCGCGCTTCAACGTTGCGCCTGCCGAGACGGCTTCCTCGCTGCGCCTGCACGTGGGCGCCTATTGCCTGCAGCAGTTCATTCACCTGCTCACCGACTACATCCTGCAGGGGCGGCCATTGCCGGTCTCGCCGGAAAATTGGGGCGAGCGCCTGTACAAGCAATCGGAACTCAAGCCCTGGATGGAGAAGATTCGCGCCCAAGAGCCGGATCATCGTTGCTTCAAGTAG
- a CDS encoding LysE family translocator: protein MQALDYYSIVLFVIATCVTPGPNNVMLMSSGANFGIGRTLRHVAGINIGFPLMLVAVGLGAGAVFRQYPWLHDGLQVVGALYLLFLAYQIASAPTTDLGDQSGKPLGFTAAALFQWVNPKAWVMAVGAVLAYTSPLGSYTVQVFLIALLFFLFGSPCSMVWVFFGQYLRRFLTQPQRLKAFNITMSLVLVVSLIPVLRSLPFAQWWP, encoded by the coding sequence ATGCAGGCACTGGATTACTACTCGATCGTGCTGTTCGTGATTGCCACCTGCGTCACGCCAGGCCCGAACAACGTGATGTTGATGTCGTCCGGGGCCAATTTCGGCATCGGCCGTACCTTGCGCCATGTGGCCGGTATCAACATCGGCTTTCCGCTGATGCTGGTGGCGGTCGGGTTGGGGGCCGGGGCGGTGTTCCGCCAGTACCCGTGGTTGCATGACGGCTTGCAGGTGGTCGGCGCGTTGTACCTGTTGTTCCTGGCGTATCAGATTGCCAGTGCCCCCACCACCGATCTGGGTGACCAATCAGGCAAGCCTTTGGGGTTCACCGCTGCGGCGCTGTTCCAGTGGGTCAACCCGAAAGCCTGGGTGATGGCGGTAGGCGCAGTGCTGGCCTACACCTCGCCCTTGGGCTCGTACACGGTGCAGGTGTTTCTGATTGCGCTGTTGTTTTTTTTATTCGGTTCACCGTGTTCGATGGTCTGGGTGTTTTTCGGGCAGTACCTGCGGCGCTTCCTGACCCAGCCACAACGTTTGAAGGCGTTCAATATCACCATGAGCCTGGTGCTCGTGGTGTCCTTGATCCCGGTTCTACGAAGCCTGCCATTCGCGCAATGGTGGCCTTGA
- a CDS encoding LysE family translocator produces MFEFSSFAAALGVYVIGTASPGPGNLAIANTSLNYGRTPGLALAAGVISGSLCWGAMTAAGVSALLMSNTQIILWLKVFGACYLFFLAWKSVRSALAHNATTVAKARAKQTRNLGFYLQGLGIHLTNPKAALTWFTVTTVGLSVNAPAWASFVLVAACALLGFLIFCTYALAFSAHSAEPFFARTRKSFGLICAAFYSMVAIGFLSSLL; encoded by the coding sequence ATGTTTGAGTTTTCAAGTTTTGCAGCGGCACTGGGGGTCTACGTGATCGGCACCGCCAGCCCGGGCCCAGGCAACCTGGCCATCGCCAATACCTCCTTGAACTACGGGCGCACACCGGGCCTGGCGCTGGCGGCGGGGGTTATTTCCGGGTCGTTGTGCTGGGGCGCGATGACCGCTGCCGGCGTGTCGGCGCTGTTAATGTCCAACACCCAGATCATCCTGTGGCTGAAGGTGTTCGGCGCCTGCTATTTGTTCTTCCTGGCCTGGAAGTCGGTGCGCAGTGCGCTGGCGCATAACGCCACGACGGTGGCCAAAGCGCGAGCAAAACAGACGCGCAACCTGGGCTTCTATCTACAGGGGTTGGGCATTCACCTGACCAACCCCAAGGCGGCCTTGACCTGGTTCACCGTGACCACCGTGGGGCTGAGCGTCAACGCACCGGCATGGGCGAGTTTTGTGCTGGTGGCGGCCTGTGCGTTGTTGGGTTTCCTGATTTTCTGCACCTACGCCCTGGCGTTTTCCGCCCATTCGGCAGAACCTTTTTTTGCCCGGACCCGCAAGTCATTCGGGCTGATTTGCGCAGCGTTCTACTCGATGGTTGCCATCGGCTTTCTCAGTTCGCTGCTCTGA
- a CDS encoding MFS transporter → MHDPHSERMSSGETRAASGLALVFAFRMLGMFMVLPVLATYGMDLAGATPALIGLAIGAYGLTQAIFQIPFGIISDRIGRRPVIYLGLIVFALGSVLAAQSDSIWGVIAGRILQGAGAISAAVMALLSDLTREQHRTKAMAMIGMTIGLSFAVAMVVGPLLTSAFGLHGLFLATGGLALVGIVIVAFMVPRSTGTLQHRESGVARQALLPTLKHPDLLRLDLGIFVLHAMLMCSFVALPLALVEKAGLPKEQHWWVYLTALLISFFAMIPFIIYGEKKRKMKRVLLGAVATLMLTELFFWQFGDSLRALVIGTVVFFTAFNLLEASLPSLISKVSPAGGKGTAMGVYSTSQFLGSALGGIMGGWMFQHGGLSVVFLGCAGLAALWLVFAVTMREPPYVTSLRLPLSPEAIREAGLVERLKAVVGVTDAVVVAEEAAIYIKLDTELLDRATLEQLVNPVPTARPA, encoded by the coding sequence ATGCACGATCCCCACAGCGAACGCATGAGTAGCGGCGAGACCCGAGCGGCAAGCGGTCTGGCCCTGGTGTTCGCTTTCCGTATGCTGGGCATGTTTATGGTGTTGCCGGTGCTGGCGACCTATGGAATGGATCTCGCAGGCGCGACCCCCGCGTTGATCGGCCTGGCGATTGGCGCCTATGGTCTGACCCAGGCGATTTTTCAGATCCCGTTCGGGATTATTTCCGACCGCATTGGCCGTCGCCCGGTGATTTATCTTGGCTTGATCGTGTTCGCCCTTGGCAGTGTGCTTGCGGCCCAGTCCGATTCGATCTGGGGCGTGATCGCCGGGCGCATCCTGCAAGGCGCCGGGGCGATTTCCGCCGCGGTCATGGCGTTGCTGTCGGACCTGACCCGCGAACAGCACCGCACCAAGGCCATGGCCATGATCGGCATGACCATCGGTCTGTCGTTCGCCGTGGCCATGGTGGTCGGCCCGTTGCTGACGAGCGCTTTTGGTCTGCACGGGTTGTTTCTGGCCACTGGCGGCCTGGCCCTGGTCGGGATTGTGATCGTAGCTTTTATGGTGCCACGCTCTACCGGCACGCTGCAGCACCGAGAATCGGGCGTCGCACGTCAGGCGCTGCTGCCGACGCTCAAGCACCCGGACCTGCTGCGCCTGGATTTAGGTATCTTCGTATTACACGCAATGCTGATGTGCAGCTTCGTCGCCTTGCCCCTGGCCCTGGTGGAAAAAGCCGGCCTGCCCAAGGAGCAGCATTGGTGGGTCTACCTCACCGCACTGCTGATTTCGTTCTTCGCCATGATCCCGTTCATCATCTATGGCGAGAAGAAACGCAAAATGAAACGAGTTTTACTCGGCGCCGTCGCGACATTGATGCTCACTGAACTATTCTTCTGGCAGTTCGGAGATAGCCTGCGAGCACTGGTCATTGGTACGGTGGTGTTTTTCACCGCGTTCAACCTGCTGGAAGCTTCGCTGCCGTCGCTGATCAGTAAAGTTTCACCGGCCGGCGGCAAGGGCACGGCGATGGGGGTGTACTCCACCAGCCAGTTCCTTGGCTCGGCGTTGGGCGGCATCATGGGTGGCTGGATGTTCCAGCATGGCGGTTTGTCGGTTGTCTTCCTCGGATGCGCCGGGCTGGCTGCACTTTGGCTGGTCTTTGCTGTTACCATGCGCGAACCTCCCTACGTCACAAGTCTGCGTTTGCCGCTATCGCCCGAGGCGATCCGCGAGGCTGGTCTGGTAGAGCGCCTGAAGGCCGTCGTAGGGGTAACGGATGCAGTCGTGGTCGCTGAAGAGGCGGCCATTTACATCAAATTGGACACCGAATTATTGGATCGCGCGACGCTCGAGCAACTGGTCAACCCAGTGCCGACAGCGCGCCCAGCCTAG
- a CDS encoding carbamoyltransferase: MANYVLGISAFYHDSAAALVKDGVPVAAAQEERFTRVRHDPAFPAQAIAYCLDAEGISLDDLEAVVYYEDPQEKFSRVISSFASGGIGGARTFINAMPEWIRWKWNVLKFVDEQLEILGRGKAPRTQASQHHRSHAAAAFYPSPFKNAAVLCIDGIGEWHSTTIWHGQGTNLELKNSISYPHSVGLLYSAMTYYCGFKVDSGEYKLMGLAPYGQPIYADKIRDELINIREDGSFTLNMKYFEYLRGERMVGEAFEELFGGPIRQPESPISQRECDLAASIQKVTEEVVLGLATAAVKQTGERNLCLAGGVALNCVANGVLSRSGRFDSIWIQPAAGDAGCALGAALDFAVKHSGRPHLEGGKSDAMSGSLLGPGFGDEEIARFLLENHYPFTRYDDAGLYDQVASRLAEGAVVGWFQGRMEFGPRALGARSILGDARNPEMQRTMNLKIKYRESFRPFAPAVLAEDAGNYFDICEKSPYMLMVAPVTDSIKSQQSRQEGGPERGLGSINNIRSQLPAVTHVDLSARVQTVTEENNAPFTYLLRSFKERTGCSVLVNTSFNVRGEPIVCKPEEAYACFMRTEMDVLVLGRYVLERPGQPAFVEAVDWRSEIPLD, translated from the coding sequence ATGGCTAATTATGTTTTAGGGATTTCTGCCTTCTACCACGACAGTGCTGCCGCCCTGGTCAAGGACGGCGTGCCCGTCGCTGCCGCCCAGGAAGAGCGCTTCACTCGCGTGCGCCATGACCCGGCGTTCCCGGCCCAGGCGATTGCCTATTGCCTGGACGCCGAGGGCATCAGCCTGGATGACCTGGAGGCGGTGGTTTATTACGAAGACCCCCAGGAAAAATTCTCCCGGGTGATTTCGTCGTTTGCCAGCGGCGGCATCGGCGGCGCACGTACGTTCATCAATGCGATGCCGGAATGGATTCGCTGGAAGTGGAACGTGCTCAAGTTCGTCGACGAGCAACTCGAAATCCTGGGCCGGGGCAAGGCGCCGCGCACCCAGGCCTCCCAGCATCACCGCTCCCACGCGGCGGCGGCGTTTTACCCGTCACCGTTCAAGAACGCGGCGGTGTTGTGCATCGACGGCATCGGCGAATGGCATTCGACCACGATCTGGCACGGCCAGGGCACCAATCTTGAACTGAAAAACTCGATTTCCTACCCACATTCGGTGGGTTTGCTGTATTCGGCCATGACCTACTATTGCGGGTTCAAGGTCGACTCAGGGGAATACAAGCTGATGGGCCTGGCGCCCTATGGCCAGCCGATCTACGCCGACAAGATTCGCGACGAGCTGATCAATATCCGCGAGGACGGCTCGTTCACCCTGAACATGAAGTACTTCGAGTACCTGCGCGGTGAGCGCATGGTCGGCGAAGCGTTTGAAGAGTTGTTCGGTGGGCCGATCCGTCAACCCGAAAGCCCGATCTCACAGCGCGAGTGCGACCTGGCCGCATCGATTCAAAAAGTCACCGAGGAAGTGGTGCTGGGCCTGGCCACTGCCGCGGTCAAGCAGACCGGCGAGCGCAATCTGTGCCTGGCCGGTGGCGTGGCCTTGAACTGCGTGGCCAACGGCGTGCTCAGCCGCTCGGGGCGCTTTGATTCGATCTGGATCCAGCCGGCGGCCGGTGATGCCGGTTGCGCCCTGGGGGCGGCGTTGGACTTTGCCGTCAAGCACAGCGGTCGCCCGCACCTGGAAGGTGGCAAGTCTGATGCCATGAGCGGCAGCCTGCTGGGGCCGGGCTTTGGCGACGAAGAAATCGCCCGCTTCCTGCTGGAAAACCACTACCCCTTCACCCGCTATGACGACGCCGGGCTGTATGACCAGGTTGCCAGTCGCCTGGCCGAGGGCGCGGTGGTGGGCTGGTTCCAGGGGCGCATGGAGTTTGGCCCACGAGCCTTGGGCGCGCGTTCGATTCTCGGCGATGCACGCAACCCCGAGATGCAGCGCACCATGAACCTGAAGATCAAATACCGCGAGTCGTTCCGCCCGTTTGCCCCGGCCGTGCTGGCCGAGGACGCCGGCAACTATTTCGATATCTGCGAAAAAAGCCCTTACATGCTGATGGTCGCGCCGGTCACCGACTCGATCAAATCCCAGCAGTCGCGGCAAGAAGGCGGCCCGGAGCGCGGGCTGGGCAGTATCAACAATATCCGCTCGCAATTGCCGGCGGTGACCCACGTCGACCTGTCGGCACGGGTGCAAACGGTGACCGAGGAAAACAACGCACCGTTCACCTACCTGCTGCGCAGTTTCAAGGAACGCACGGGGTGCTCGGTGCTGGTCAATACCTCGTTCAACGTACGCGGTGAGCCCATCGTGTGCAAACCCGAGGAAGCGTACGCCTGCTTCATGCGCACCGAAATGGACGTACTGGTCCTGGGCCGTTACGTGCTGGAACGCCCCGGCCAACCGGCCTTCGTCGAGGCTGTGGACTGGCGCAGCGAGATCCCACTGGATTGA
- a CDS encoding aspartate aminotransferase family protein — protein sequence MSKVIYKNLNSSPILAVGGSGVWLEDATGKRYLDTCGGVAVSSLGHGHPRIAAAFEREAKKLAWAHAGSFTTAAAEELAERLVAASGGLARAQFLSGGSEVMELAMKIAYQYQCERGLPDKSVFISRQQSYHGSTLGTLSISGNPQRQSVFGRLFAPAEFVSPCYAYRDQRPDESQEQYATRLADELDAKIRSLGSENVAAFFAETVVGSTNGAVPAVPGYFRKIKAVCERHDVLLILDEVMAGMGRTGQLFAYTDDGIVPDMVAVGKGLAAGYMPISALLISDRVHSVMARGSGVLGNGQTHVNHPLACAIALEVQQVIVEEDLLTQVRQRGEQLRVWLRESLADLDIVGDVRGRGLFVGVEFVESRSTKAPFRGGGAYAAALKQEALQRGLLIYPGSGTVQGTQGNHVLFAPPFITSEGELGQMVERFNAVVRAVAY from the coding sequence ATGTCAAAAGTGATCTACAAAAACCTCAACAGCTCACCGATCCTGGCGGTCGGCGGGAGCGGGGTTTGGCTTGAGGATGCAACGGGCAAACGCTACCTCGACACCTGCGGCGGTGTCGCAGTGTCGAGCCTGGGCCATGGGCACCCGCGGATCGCCGCGGCATTCGAGCGCGAAGCGAAGAAACTGGCCTGGGCCCATGCGGGCAGCTTCACCACCGCTGCCGCCGAGGAGCTCGCTGAGCGCCTGGTGGCAGCCAGTGGCGGCCTGGCGCGTGCGCAGTTCTTGTCCGGCGGCTCGGAGGTGATGGAGCTGGCGATGAAAATCGCTTACCAGTACCAGTGCGAGCGCGGCTTGCCCGACAAATCAGTGTTCATTTCCCGCCAACAGAGTTATCACGGCAGCACACTGGGCACCTTGAGCATCTCCGGCAACCCGCAGCGCCAGTCGGTATTTGGTCGACTGTTTGCACCCGCCGAGTTCGTCTCCCCCTGCTACGCCTACCGTGATCAACGGCCCGACGAAAGCCAGGAGCAGTACGCCACGCGCCTGGCCGATGAACTGGACGCCAAGATTCGTAGCCTGGGCAGTGAAAACGTCGCGGCGTTCTTTGCCGAGACCGTAGTGGGCTCCACCAACGGCGCGGTGCCTGCGGTGCCCGGTTATTTTCGCAAGATCAAGGCGGTGTGCGAGCGCCACGATGTGCTGCTGATCCTTGATGAGGTGATGGCCGGCATGGGGCGTACCGGGCAGCTGTTCGCCTATACCGACGACGGCATCGTGCCCGACATGGTCGCGGTCGGCAAAGGCCTGGCGGCGGGTTACATGCCGATCTCGGCGCTGTTGATCAGTGACCGGGTGCATTCGGTGATGGCCCGTGGCTCGGGTGTACTGGGCAACGGCCAAACCCATGTCAACCACCCGCTGGCCTGCGCCATTGCCCTGGAGGTACAGCAAGTCATCGTCGAAGAAGACCTGCTGACGCAAGTGCGCCAACGGGGTGAGCAACTGCGCGTCTGGCTCAGGGAAAGCCTGGCTGACCTGGATATCGTTGGCGATGTGCGCGGGCGCGGATTGTTCGTGGGCGTCGAGTTTGTCGAGAGCCGTTCCACCAAGGCGCCATTCAGAGGCGGCGGCGCCTATGCCGCGGCCCTCAAGCAAGAGGCGCTGCAACGCGGCCTGCTGATTTATCCCGGCAGCGGCACAGTGCAAGGCACACAAGGCAATCATGTGCTGTTCGCACCGCCGTTTATCACCAGCGAAGGGGAACTGGGGCAAATGGTCGAGCGCTTCAATGCAGTGGTCAGGGCTGTCGCCTACTAG